A genomic stretch from Chryseobacterium sp. SNU WT5 includes:
- the ligA gene encoding NAD-dependent DNA ligase LigA: MNDKISQQIEDLRAELHQHNHNYYIEDHPTISDFDFDVKLKELQELEKSYPEFYDANSPTLRVGGEITKNFPTIQHQFRMYSLDNSYDFDDLEDWEKRIIKTIAEPVEFVAELKYDGASISIFYENGKLKQAVTRGDGFQGDEITANVKTISDIPLTLSGNFPTQFFMRGEIYLARKNFNKINKRREEEGLDLFMNPRNTASGSLKMQDSAEVRKRGLSAVLYQYISTEIPAKTHWELLQNARKWGFKVSDQAKLCNSLDEVKSFISYWDEHRHELPFEIDGIVLKVNSIKQQAQLGYTAKSPRWAMAYKFKAEKVETELLSVTYQVGRTGAITPVANLKPVLLAGTIVKRASLHNEDIIKKLGLHEHDFVFVEKGGEIIPKIVGINEEKRNIANKEIQYPTNCPECGTELIRLDDQAIHFCPNDLHCPPQVVGRMIHYVSRKALNIEGLGAETIEQLYREKLVENPADFYALTKEQILPLERMAEKSAQNIIDGVENSKQIPFEKVLFGIGIKHVGETVAKKLAKNYDSIDDLKNATAEDLIQIEDIGEKIADSIVKFFNDSENMLMIERLKSYGVQLVKGDSVTETLSNILEDKTFLFTGKLSLFTREAAEEMVEKHGGKNISAVSKNLNYLVVGEKAGSKLKKAQTIGTIEILDEQQFLNLITE; the protein is encoded by the coding sequence ATGAATGATAAAATTTCTCAGCAAATAGAAGATCTCCGTGCGGAACTTCACCAGCATAATCATAACTATTACATTGAAGATCATCCTACAATTTCTGATTTTGATTTTGATGTGAAATTGAAAGAACTGCAGGAATTGGAGAAGAGCTACCCTGAGTTTTATGATGCGAACTCTCCTACTTTACGTGTTGGTGGAGAAATTACTAAGAATTTCCCGACCATTCAGCATCAATTTAGAATGTATTCATTAGATAATTCCTACGATTTCGATGATTTAGAAGACTGGGAGAAGAGAATTATTAAAACCATTGCCGAACCTGTAGAATTTGTAGCTGAATTGAAGTACGACGGTGCTTCAATTTCTATCTTTTATGAAAATGGAAAATTGAAACAAGCGGTAACTCGTGGAGATGGATTTCAAGGGGATGAGATTACTGCAAATGTGAAAACCATTTCCGATATTCCTTTAACGCTTTCTGGTAACTTTCCAACTCAGTTCTTTATGCGTGGCGAAATATATCTTGCCAGAAAGAATTTTAATAAAATCAATAAAAGACGCGAAGAAGAAGGTTTGGACTTATTTATGAATCCGCGGAACACCGCTTCGGGGAGTTTGAAAATGCAAGACTCTGCTGAGGTTAGAAAACGCGGTCTTTCTGCCGTTCTTTATCAATATATTTCTACTGAAATTCCTGCCAAAACCCATTGGGAGCTTTTACAGAATGCCAGAAAATGGGGTTTCAAAGTCTCTGATCAAGCAAAATTATGCAATAGTCTCGATGAGGTGAAAAGTTTCATTAGTTACTGGGACGAGCACCGGCATGAATTACCTTTTGAGATTGATGGTATTGTTTTAAAAGTGAACTCTATAAAGCAACAAGCTCAGTTAGGCTATACCGCAAAGTCTCCCCGTTGGGCAATGGCTTATAAATTCAAAGCAGAAAAAGTAGAAACCGAATTGCTAAGCGTTACTTATCAAGTGGGTAGAACTGGAGCAATTACTCCCGTAGCGAATTTGAAACCCGTTTTACTCGCAGGAACAATCGTTAAAAGAGCGAGTTTACACAATGAAGATATCATCAAAAAACTGGGTTTGCATGAACATGATTTTGTGTTTGTAGAAAAAGGTGGAGAAATAATTCCTAAGATTGTTGGTATTAATGAAGAGAAAAGAAATATCGCAAATAAAGAAATTCAATATCCGACTAACTGCCCTGAATGTGGGACTGAACTGATTAGGCTGGACGATCAAGCGATTCATTTTTGTCCGAACGATTTGCACTGTCCGCCACAGGTCGTGGGAAGAATGATTCATTACGTTTCCAGAAAAGCATTAAATATAGAAGGTTTAGGTGCAGAAACCATCGAGCAGCTTTATCGAGAAAAATTGGTAGAGAATCCCGCCGACTTCTACGCTTTGACCAAAGAACAAATACTACCATTAGAACGAATGGCAGAAAAATCTGCACAGAATATTATCGATGGAGTTGAAAATTCAAAACAAATTCCATTTGAAAAAGTGTTGTTCGGAATTGGTATCAAACATGTGGGAGAAACGGTTGCTAAGAAACTGGCAAAAAATTATGACTCGATTGACGATTTAAAAAATGCAACTGCTGAAGATTTAATTCAAATTGAAGATATAGGTGAAAAAATCGCTGATAGTATTGTAAAATTCTTTAATGATTCAGAAAATATGTTAATGATTGAACGTTTAAAATCCTACGGAGTTCAATTGGTAAAAGGGGATAGCGTAACAGAAACTTTGAGTAATATTTTAGAAGATAAAACCTTTCTATTTACTGGGAAACTCTCTCTATTTACAAGAGAAGCAGCGGAAGAAATGGTAGAAAAACATGGTGGTAAAAATATATCGGCCGTTTCTAAAAATCTAAATTATTTGGTTGTTGGGGAAAAAGCAGGTAGCAAACTGAAAAAAGCGCAAACAATAGGCACTATTGAGATATTGGATGAGCAGCAGTTTTTGAATTTAATTACTGAATAA
- the cax gene encoding calcium/proton exchanger: MQKKEIILISAAILVAAATGFATQFGLNSVLLFVLAAVALVLVAMIVGKATEQLGSRMGPAATGVLQSALGNLPELFVCIFALRAGLDTVVKAALVGSILGNSVLVFGTAILLGGLKNGRQYFHSEPPKMNAVLMILAVAAMAVPTLTYYLHTPAESHLNKLDMVVAIVLLVVFSAYLTFSIKGDKSFRPDDQEVENHDSWSLPLTLGILAASGVGAAFVSDWFVQALTPAMDALGINEVFSGLIIVAIAGNAIENIVGIQLALKNKSDYAVSVIMNSSLQIALVVYPLLILLSFFLGGAVLSFVLSPLLLAALALSVCVSAFIVFDGESIWLEGVALIGLYIIIATAFWWG; the protein is encoded by the coding sequence ATGCAAAAAAAGGAAATCATATTAATATCAGCCGCGATTTTAGTCGCTGCTGCCACAGGTTTTGCCACACAGTTTGGTTTAAATTCAGTGTTATTATTTGTATTGGCAGCAGTTGCCTTAGTACTGGTTGCGATGATTGTTGGCAAAGCGACCGAGCAATTGGGAAGTAGGATGGGACCTGCCGCCACTGGTGTTTTACAGTCTGCTTTGGGAAATTTACCAGAACTGTTCGTTTGTATTTTCGCATTACGAGCTGGATTAGATACTGTAGTGAAAGCAGCTTTAGTTGGATCAATTTTGGGAAATTCAGTGTTGGTTTTTGGAACAGCAATCTTATTGGGTGGATTAAAAAATGGCAGACAATACTTTCATTCGGAACCTCCAAAAATGAATGCAGTTTTAATGATTCTTGCGGTCGCTGCTATGGCGGTCCCAACTTTAACCTATTATCTGCATACGCCAGCAGAAAGTCATCTTAATAAATTGGATATGGTCGTTGCAATCGTTTTATTAGTAGTTTTCAGCGCCTATTTAACTTTTTCAATCAAAGGGGATAAGTCCTTCCGACCAGATGACCAGGAAGTAGAAAATCACGACTCTTGGTCTCTCCCTCTTACTCTGGGAATATTAGCAGCCTCTGGAGTTGGAGCCGCCTTTGTTTCTGATTGGTTTGTTCAAGCGTTAACCCCCGCGATGGATGCTTTGGGAATTAATGAAGTGTTTTCAGGTCTCATTATCGTTGCGATTGCCGGAAATGCTATCGAGAACATAGTAGGAATACAGCTTGCACTGAAAAATAAATCTGATTATGCAGTTAGTGTGATCATGAATTCGTCGCTTCAAATTGCTTTAGTTGTTTATCCTTTGTTGATTTTACTTTCTTTCTTTTTAGGAGGAGCAGTTTTATCTTTTGTATTGAGTCCGCTTTTATTGGCAGCTTTAGCACTCTCCGTTTGTGTAAGTGCTTTTATTGTATTTGATGGAGAAAGTATTTGGTTGGAGGGAGTTGCGTTGATTGGACTTTATATTATTATCGCAACTGCCTTTTGGTGGGGATAG
- a CDS encoding IS5 family transposase, producing MISKQKSSPQANFFFYLEDTLNKNHPLFILSNRIDWQLFEDAFAPLYCTNNGRPAKPIRLMVGLLILKHLRNVSDESVVEQWTENLYYQYFCGLQQFSTDSPCASSDLTHFRKRIGEAGIELIFKESIRINGKDSDDSDVSVDTTVQEKNITFPTDSKLHKKIIKKCLDISKKESITLRQTYTRTLKKLSVDQRFRNHPKNKGKARKADRKVKTIAGRLVRELQRHLGESSVYQRFFDLFVRVLAQKRNSKSKVYSLHEPDVVCISKGKEHKKFEFGNKVSVVITKKTGVLLGALGFRNEFDGHTLQPALEQIEKLTGKAPKTAAVDRGYRGNIKIGETNILIPKPFNDKKQTQYEQKKLRKAHKQRAAIEPIIGHLKTDHRLGRNFYKGIVGDNINILLAAAAFNFKRMMNKWKVSICQFLNIIIFQIILVENQFSKNLFHSKY from the coding sequence ATGATTTCCAAACAAAAATCGTCTCCACAGGCAAATTTTTTCTTCTATCTTGAAGATACGCTCAATAAAAATCACCCATTGTTTATTTTGAGTAATCGTATTGATTGGCAACTCTTTGAGGATGCTTTTGCACCACTATATTGCACCAATAATGGTCGTCCTGCAAAGCCCATTCGGTTAATGGTTGGGTTGTTAATTTTAAAACATCTTCGCAATGTTTCCGATGAAAGTGTGGTAGAACAATGGACGGAAAATTTGTATTACCAATATTTTTGTGGACTTCAACAATTTTCCACAGATTCGCCATGTGCTTCGAGTGATTTGACCCATTTTCGTAAGAGAATTGGGGAAGCAGGAATAGAATTAATCTTTAAAGAGAGTATTCGGATTAATGGAAAAGATAGTGATGATTCGGATGTAAGTGTAGATACAACCGTTCAGGAAAAAAATATTACATTTCCAACGGACAGTAAGTTGCATAAAAAGATCATAAAAAAATGCCTGGATATTTCTAAAAAAGAAAGCATTACACTACGCCAAACTTACACCCGAACTCTTAAAAAACTGAGCGTGGATCAGCGGTTTCGGAATCATCCAAAAAATAAAGGCAAAGCCCGAAAAGCAGACAGAAAAGTAAAAACCATTGCTGGCAGATTAGTTCGAGAACTGCAAAGACATCTCGGTGAAAGTTCTGTTTACCAAAGATTTTTTGATTTATTTGTGCGTGTATTGGCGCAGAAAAGAAACTCAAAATCCAAAGTTTATTCTCTTCATGAACCAGATGTGGTTTGTATCTCTAAAGGCAAAGAACATAAAAAATTTGAGTTTGGTAATAAAGTGTCAGTGGTAATCACCAAAAAAACAGGGGTTTTGCTGGGAGCACTAGGATTTAGAAATGAATTTGATGGACATACATTACAGCCCGCTTTGGAGCAGATAGAAAAACTTACCGGAAAAGCCCCCAAAACTGCTGCAGTAGACAGAGGATATCGTGGAAACATCAAAATTGGGGAGACGAACATTCTTATTCCCAAACCATTTAATGATAAAAAGCAAACGCAATACGAACAGAAAAAGCTCAGAAAAGCACACAAACAAAGAGCGGCAATTGAGCCAATCATAGGACATTTAAAAACGGATCACCGCTTGGGAAGAAACTTCTACAAGGGAATTGTTGGCGACAATATCAATATTTTATTAGCAGCAGCGGCATTCAACTTCAAAAGAATGATGAATAAATGGAAAGTTTCTATTTGTCAATTTTTAAACATCATAATTTTTCAAATAATTCTTGTTGAGAACCAGTTTTCAAAAAATTTATTCCACTCAAAATATTGA
- a CDS encoding thiamine pyrophosphate-dependent enzyme has protein sequence MEMIKKETVSQEILLKAFKHMMIAKATADVYEENRNITKYVHSTSRGHEAIQLATAYQLTKDDWVSPYYRDESLLLGMGFEPYQLMLQLLAKAEDPFSGGRSYYSHPSSLEEALPKIIHQSSATGMQAIPTTGVAQGIKYIQEFKLKEYDNDPVVVCSFGDNSITEGEVSEAFQFAALHQLPIIFLVQDNEWGISVTKDEARTSDAYDFAAGFVGLNRMKVDGTDFEASFQAMKEAVDFVRTERKPMLVCASTVLIGHHTSGVRREFYRDEEDLEKHRLKDPGNILRKRLLEEGVDEDLLKQIEKKARLEIEQAFQKAIEAEDPKPESVENHVFAPTPITEEVGEREPKGQEKIVMVDAAIHAIQEIMWKHPEALLYGQDVGERIGGVFRETVTLGKKFGNKRVFNTPIQEAYIIGSTVGMSAVGLKPIVEVQFADYIYPGINQLITEVSKSCYLSNGKFPVSNIIRVPIGAYGGGGPYHSGSVESIIANIKGIKVAYPSNAADFKGLLKAAFYDPNPVVMLEHKGLYWSKVPGTEDAKTIEPAEDYILPFGKGNVILEADKTETEKGRTMLIVTYGMGVYWAKEAAKSFAGRVEIIDLRTLIPLDEKLVFERVKLHGKCLVLTEEQLNNSFAEAFAHRISKECFRYLDAAVEAMGSLNLPAVPINLILEKEMLPNAEKVSQKIDEILNN, from the coding sequence ATGGAAATGATTAAAAAAGAAACTGTTTCTCAAGAGATTTTGCTGAAAGCATTTAAGCACATGATGATTGCTAAAGCAACGGCAGATGTTTATGAAGAAAACCGAAATATTACGAAGTATGTCCACTCCACTTCTCGAGGACATGAAGCTATTCAGCTTGCAACAGCATATCAATTAACAAAAGATGATTGGGTTTCACCTTATTACCGGGACGAAAGTTTGCTGTTGGGAATGGGTTTTGAACCTTATCAGTTGATGCTTCAATTATTAGCAAAAGCAGAAGATCCTTTTTCAGGTGGTCGGTCGTATTATTCTCATCCATCGAGTTTAGAAGAAGCTCTTCCAAAAATTATTCATCAAAGTTCGGCTACAGGAATGCAGGCAATCCCCACAACGGGAGTTGCGCAAGGCATAAAATATATTCAGGAGTTTAAATTAAAAGAGTACGACAACGACCCTGTGGTAGTTTGTAGTTTCGGCGACAATTCTATTACTGAGGGCGAGGTTTCGGAAGCTTTTCAATTTGCAGCACTTCATCAGCTGCCAATCATCTTTTTAGTTCAGGATAATGAATGGGGAATCTCTGTTACAAAAGATGAAGCCAGAACTTCAGACGCGTATGATTTTGCGGCAGGATTTGTGGGTTTAAATAGAATGAAGGTCGACGGGACTGATTTCGAAGCAAGTTTCCAGGCTATGAAAGAAGCAGTTGACTTTGTGAGAACCGAAAGAAAACCAATGTTGGTTTGTGCAAGTACCGTACTGATAGGTCATCATACCTCTGGAGTTAGAAGAGAGTTTTATCGTGACGAAGAAGATTTAGAAAAACACCGTCTAAAAGATCCTGGAAATATTTTAAGGAAAAGATTGCTTGAAGAAGGTGTTGACGAAGATCTTTTAAAACAAATAGAAAAAAAGGCCAGACTAGAAATCGAACAGGCATTTCAAAAGGCGATTGAAGCAGAAGATCCAAAACCTGAATCGGTGGAAAATCATGTATTTGCTCCTACTCCAATTACCGAGGAAGTTGGTGAAAGAGAACCAAAAGGTCAGGAAAAGATTGTGATGGTTGATGCAGCAATTCATGCTATTCAGGAAATTATGTGGAAACATCCCGAAGCATTGCTTTACGGGCAAGACGTGGGTGAAAGAATTGGCGGTGTATTCCGGGAAACGGTAACTTTAGGGAAGAAATTTGGTAATAAAAGAGTTTTCAATACGCCGATTCAAGAAGCGTATATTATCGGTTCCACCGTTGGAATGAGTGCAGTTGGATTAAAACCGATTGTAGAAGTTCAGTTTGCGGATTATATTTATCCCGGAATTAACCAACTGATCACAGAGGTTTCAAAATCTTGTTATTTGAGTAATGGTAAGTTTCCGGTAAGTAATATAATTAGAGTTCCAATTGGTGCTTATGGTGGTGGTGGTCCGTACCACAGTGGAAGTGTTGAAAGTATTATCGCAAATATAAAAGGGATTAAGGTTGCTTATCCTAGCAATGCCGCTGATTTTAAAGGTTTGCTAAAAGCAGCGTTTTACGATCCTAATCCAGTAGTAATGTTGGAACATAAAGGTTTGTACTGGAGCAAAGTTCCAGGGACTGAAGATGCAAAAACCATCGAACCTGCTGAAGATTATATTTTACCATTTGGTAAAGGAAATGTTATTTTAGAAGCAGATAAGACTGAAACTGAAAAGGGCAGAACAATGCTTATCGTTACTTATGGAATGGGAGTTTATTGGGCGAAAGAAGCTGCTAAAAGCTTCGCAGGAAGAGTTGAGATTATCGACTTAAGAACGCTTATTCCTTTGGATGAGAAATTAGTTTTCGAACGAGTGAAACTTCACGGAAAATGCCTCGTTTTAACAGAAGAACAATTAAATAATTCTTTTGCGGAAGCTTTTGCACACCGTATTTCAAAAGAATGTTTCAGATATTTGGATGCAGCTGTCGAAGCGATGGGCTCGCTTAATTTACCAGCAGTTCCTATCAATTTGATCCTGGAAAAAGAAATGCTTCCAAATGCCGAAAAAGTGTCGCAGAAAATTGACGAAATATTAAATAATTAA
- a CDS encoding T9SS type A sorting domain-containing protein translates to MKKIIFLTTLFVGASMFSQTINFKGCYNLFDNQTYTFNKTGNDVTGKSIYMTTPIDGQPCGGLGSCEFKIQWNATNSRWDFLADSGNGDFVNPYLIYYTTTANSSEINPPNITIGTWVENIADTFGDCGGTLTNANGILTGDVRSTSLGINEKELSQIAIYPNPAVDFIVISGIKDARAVRIYSIDGKLVSNSKEVKKIDVSKLTPGMYLLEVESPSANHRLKFIKK, encoded by the coding sequence ATGAAAAAAATTATATTTTTAACAACGCTTTTTGTGGGAGCTTCCATGTTTTCACAAACAATAAATTTCAAAGGATGTTATAATCTTTTTGATAACCAAACTTATACGTTTAATAAGACGGGGAATGATGTCACTGGTAAAAGTATCTACATGACCACCCCAATAGATGGACAGCCTTGTGGTGGCTTGGGAAGTTGTGAATTTAAGATCCAATGGAATGCCACTAATTCTCGATGGGACTTTCTGGCAGATAGTGGAAATGGTGATTTTGTAAATCCCTACTTAATTTACTATACCACAACAGCTAATTCATCAGAAATCAACCCTCCCAATATAACCATTGGAACGTGGGTTGAAAATATAGCAGACACCTTTGGAGATTGTGGAGGAACTTTAACCAACGCTAATGGTATATTAACCGGCGACGTAAGATCTACATCTTTAGGAATTAATGAAAAAGAGCTTTCTCAAATCGCAATTTATCCTAATCCAGCAGTAGATTTTATCGTGATCAGTGGTATTAAAGACGCTAGAGCGGTCAGAATTTACTCTATTGATGGAAAGTTAGTTTCCAATTCAAAAGAAGTGAAAAAAATCGACGTTTCTAAATTAACACCAGGAATGTATTTGCTTGAAGTAGAATCCCCTTCTGCAAATCATCGTCTGAAATTTATTAAAAAATAA
- a CDS encoding phage tail protein codes for MKKISFLAIFGLALFTNDIKAQSDPILGQIAFVAFNFAPRGWEECKGQTMSIAQNTALFALLGTTYGGDGMTTFKLPDMQGRSFIGDGQGVGLTPYIQGQMGGQESVTLLSSQMPMHSHGITAVKADGNQSTPNGNLPANTKVLDKEYSDATADTTMKSTMVSPTGGNQPHENRSPYLTMKCIIATQGIFPSRP; via the coding sequence ATGAAAAAAATCTCTTTTTTAGCAATCTTTGGATTAGCACTATTCACAAATGACATAAAGGCTCAGTCTGATCCAATCTTAGGTCAAATAGCATTTGTTGCATTTAATTTTGCTCCACGAGGCTGGGAAGAATGTAAAGGGCAGACCATGTCTATTGCTCAAAACACAGCACTTTTTGCTCTTTTAGGAACGACCTATGGTGGTGATGGAATGACTACATTTAAATTGCCAGATATGCAAGGTAGATCATTTATAGGAGACGGTCAGGGTGTTGGTTTAACTCCTTACATTCAAGGGCAGATGGGCGGTCAGGAATCTGTAACTTTATTATCTTCGCAAATGCCTATGCATAGTCATGGTATTACGGCTGTAAAAGCAGATGGCAATCAATCTACACCTAATGGGAATTTACCTGCAAACACCAAAGTTTTAGATAAAGAATATTCTGATGCTACAGCAGATACAACCATGAAATCTACTATGGTTTCGCCTACTGGTGGCAACCAACCTCATGAAAACAGATCACCTTACTTGACAATGAAGTGCATTATTGCTACACAAGGAATATTTCCCTCAAGACCATAA